GTGCTGATGAAGGGCATCGTGGGGACGCCGTGGTACGTCGCGCCGGAGGTGGTGGCTGGCAAGGCCTACGGGGAGAAGGTGGACGTTTGGAGCTTGGGGGTGGTGATGTACATGTTGCTGGCAGGGGGGTTGCCGCCCTTCTACGGAGAGACAGCGGCGGAGACCTTCGAGGCGGTGTCAAGGGCCAATCTGCGGTTCCCGCCGAGGGTCTTCCGTTCGGTGTCTCCGGCAGCGAAAGACCTGCTGCGGCGGATGCTCTGCAAGGACGTCTCCAGAAGGTTCTCCGCCGATCAAGTCCTCAGTTAGTACTCATTGATCTCTCTTCCAGCTTCTTTCCTAACAAGATTTCACCGATTTAAGCGTCTGTTAGCTCTGATTTCTCGGATCTTTAGGActtcatttattttctttatttaagGGATTATTCCAATAAAAAAACTGCGATTTTTCCCTTCAATTTGTTCGATCATTGCGAAAATTGTTCTGAGAAATCATTCTTTCAGATTTTTCTTCTGTTTATGAATCTAATTTCGATCACCAATAAAGTCCACAAATGcaatataattatttatgatgctaAGATTTTGATTCTTGGATTGCAACAACAGGGCATCCATGGATTACAAATGGAGGAATGAGTCCAGCAGAAGGAGCAACCCGAGACGCATCGCTCTCCGCCGAGAGGCACGACGGTACTCTTTTGGCCTGCGTCGCTTGTGACTGAGTCCGTGGAGGTCGCCATTTTGCGTGAGGTGCGGTGGATCTTCTCCACCAGAGTGTACATAGTAATGTAAAGCTTCAGTCACCGTCCCTTTTCTCATGTATAAAGCGGAGCTTTTGCCTTGCATTCCGAGACAGGGGATTCGACAGGTGCACTCTCTTATTCTCTTCCAGAAGGCGAAGGTGAAGGTGAGCTGCCGGAAAACTCTACTAACCATTCCTTCTTCACCTCGGCCTGGTTTGGCAGGTACCTTCAAAACCTGATGCTGCATGGAGGTGTTTTGAGCCTTGgcatgcacttggacacctgtggTCTGTCCGCCACTGGGAAAAGCTTGCCCCTTCCCATGGACGCTTGATTGCTGTGGTTCACAGTTCAAGGAGCTGCCCTTGCTTGGCACTTGTGAGTACCTGCCATGGCATGTTGCTTTGATACCTATTTGCTCTCGATGATACTTTATCTGATCCCCAGTCATATCACTGAGCATGCTATAGTGTGTTAAGATTGTGATTCTATAGTGTGATCTTGCTTTAGAAAAACTTGGACTAGAAACAAAAGTCTTTGGCTAGAAGGATACCCCCTCCAAGGCTGAAGTGGAACTTGGAATATTTGGTGGTGTCTAAAAGGAAGCAATCAATGATTTGGCCACTATTCTAGCATTCAGTATACCCTACATGCATGGGTTACCTTAGTGACAAAGGACATAGACTTAGTTACTACTGTATACCTTTAGATATGACATTCCAGCTGCTGTCCCTTCCAAGTTTGTGTTCTGCCTTTCCAAACTCTGATGCAAGAACTCTTGTTTCTAACAACTGAGAGCATGCTGGAAGGGCTGAGGTCCTCTCTCATGCATGTCAATTGTCCCTTCAAATTCTATACTGCTTGTCCATAACATCTGATACCTCACTGCTCTTTGCtctctgtgtgtgttgtgtgtgtgtgtgtcaactTGAATGGTGTCCTAGGAAAGCCCAGCAGATGTCAGACAGCTCGAGTTTGGAATGTTACATAACCAAGATTAGGTCACTATTGGACATCAACTAAGCGACACATGCATGCCCAACCAAAAGCCATTCAAACCTTGTAATCAACCTACTCCACATCGTCTCTTTGCATCGGCTAACTCACTTGGGAGGTGGTCCGGCGGCCATGGGTGGCGCAGGCGGTCCGTAGTACATGGGCGTCGACTCCGTCCTGCCCTTTCTCCGGCCGAGTAGGTAGCAAGCAAGGGCCAGGATCGCCACCAGCAGAATCAACGGCACCGATATAACCACCACGAAccccatcttcttcttcctcctccgccaCTCGACCTCGTTAGCACATCAGCATGCGCACAAATCTACCATGGAAATATGGCTGAAGGAAACGAAATAAACCGCTAACACGACATACCTCTTCGGATGGGGCAGGAGAGCACCACCTGAGAGATCGCTAGTTTCCTTCTTCTTCTATGATTGTGGAcaggagagagagaagaagaagaagaagaagaaggaatggGGTTATCGGTTGGCCATCGTTTAAAGAACACAAAAGCGATGGCAGACACCAGATGGCGTTTGCTCATGGAAGACTTGGATGACTTCTCTTCTACTCGGACAACGACAACTGTGACAACAGCATGTCCATTTAACCTTAACACTACGGTTTGGGTTGGCAAATCAATTCATAATGGTTTTCCAGCaccataaatattataaattcacaataaaaatattataaattatatttgaaGACACAGGAAATAACCTAAATAGATTTTTAATCtcaatcaaacaaattatatgtttaaaaatataattttataatgatctataagcaataataataaaaaaagatatgatatatattaataaaaatattataaaaatattaaaatgaatcaagtaaaaatattataataattgaaAACCAATAAAAAATTGGTAAAGAAATTTTTGAGAGGTATTTTAGGTGTATTCAAATTTTGGATATTGTttggaaaaattaaaaatatatatttttgaaaaaatctgaaatataaatatttcttttaGAAAAATCGCTTCTGTTTATATGATTATTTTGAATTATATTATTTCTCATTATTATTATGAATCAACTAATTAgagtaaaaaaattaaatctatCATAGACTAATCTTTCGAGGTTAGTGAAATTATATTTAatcaattaattaatattttgaaatattgTAATCTGAATCATCAGTTAAGGAGGAGATCTCAAAGACTttgacatattattattattttaactcGAATTCCATTTTTCTAATTTATCcttcgaaaaaaaaaataataacccCAAAATTTATTGGGTTTGTAGGTTTCTGCTGTTGCCGCTCTTCTCCTCAATGGGGACGAAATAGTTGCACAGATCGGCCTTTGTCTCCGGCGGCATTCCTTCCCACCACTCGTTCTCCCCAATTATCTGCTCCAATTTTGGCATCCTCCCCACCGGAAGCCTTCTGAGGTTTGGGCACCGCTCCACCCTAATGTTCTGCAAGCAAGGCAAGTCCTCCGTTTGGCTGATGCTCCTCAGCTTGCGCAGGTCGCTCAGCACCACGGATCTCAGCTTCGGAAACCCATCCCTTCTCTGTTCACATGCTTCGACACCCTTTTCCTCCACCTCGGGTACGCCGTTGGTTCTCGTGGAAGCCCCATCACTCCCCTCGTGTACGACCTCTTCCAATTCGTCGCACTGGGAGATGACGAGCCGCTCGAGGGATTCCAGGCGTAGCACCCACGACACGTTGCGTAATTTGGGGCATGACTTGATGGTGAGGTCGCGGAGGTGTTGGAATCGATGGGGCGCCGGCCCCAGCGAGACTCGGACGAGGTCGGGCAGAAACGCGAGCGTGAGCAGCTTCAGTTCAACTCGCTTCTTCGTCGGTGGAATGCTGGTGTCTTCCGTCTCGACGTGATCGACTATTAGGTCTTGCAGTTGGTTGCAGCTGTCGATGTAGAGCTCCTTGAGGTGCCTCATCTTTTTGAATTCCAGGAGCTGGATGGATTCCATGCCTTGGCAATGTGCCAGACTCAGGCGCTGAGTGGATCTCGCAAGCGGATCGCTTTTCTTCAGCTTGCCTAGGACGGCTTGGGAGTATATTGTGATCCCCAGAAGCTCGAGGTCCTTCAACATCTCAAGGTTCAGGTCGGGCAATTCCGAGATCCCATAGTGGCTCCTGCAGAGGTCGAGAAATCTGAGGTTGAAGAGCTTGGAGATGGTGCCGTGGGGGATCACCTTGAGCGCCGATGTTTCGCTTAGATTCAGATGCGTCAGCTTCTTCAATTTCCACAGGTTGTTGGGGAGCTGGGTGATGTAGGTATTCGACATGTTAAGATAGAGCAGCTGAACCAGCGCGTCGCAGAGTTGCTTGGGGAATTCCTTGATCGGTGTGTGGGATAGATTGAGATAGGCCAGCTGAACCAGTGCGCTGCAGTTGGGGagcttgtcaatggcggtgcGGGAAAGGTCGAGCACCTTGAGAGAGGACATGTAGCTGAAGAACTTGGGGCCGAGGTGGCACAGGTTTGGGTTGTTCTGGAGCAGCAAGGTGAGAAGCCCCTTGCACTTGGGGGCGATGGAGAGCTCCCTGATGTCGTTGCACATCAGGGAGATCCTCGAGGCTTCTGTCCACCGCTGCACATCAGGTGCTTGCTTCAATGCACGACCGGCCTTTATCATGAATCTCTCCTTTGGTGCTTCCCGATGGCCCATTTGTCGGGTAATCTGATGCATCTTCACCTCCCCCGGCTCGGTGTCGCTCCTCTGCAACAAGCAAGCAGAGACCAGCTTCGTCACGGTGGGATACCCGTCGTAGCTTTTTCCGGACACGAGCTCCTCTGCCACCCAATAGTTCACCAGCAGTTCCTTGTTTATGGAGCCGTACTCGGGGAAGAGAGTACAGTACAGGAAGCATTTCTGCTGTGTGTCATTAAGCTTGTCGTAGCTAAACTTGAGAACGTTCAACATCTCCTCGACGCCATTGATTCTCCACGAGTATCGCCTCATTGCTCTTGCCGCTTGCTTCCATTCCTCCGCATCCGTGCTGCACGCGAGAGcgcagcctacgacgttgagtgCTAGTGGAAGGCCGCCGCAGCTCTGTATGATATCCATGGCGCTTCTTCTCATGTCGCTGTCATGGTCGATGGCGGCACTGACCTCGGCCATCAAGTTGCTCCGGAACAACCTCAGCGATTCATTGTCGCCCAAGCAGGGCATCTCCATGGGCTCCTTGTCGCCCATCTCGACGCACACCTGGTTCGACCGCGAGGCGAGGATCAGCTTACACTCGTTGTCGGAGCTTGGCGTGGGGATTCCCACGTCCGCCAACTGGAACTTTTTCCAGACGTCGTCGAGCAGGACAACGAATTTCTTCCTCCTCAGGGCCCTGCGCAGAAAGGTGGATCGCTCCCTCTCCGTCTCGCTCTCGTTCCACGGCAGACCCAGCCGATTGGCGATGATCTTCTGCATATCGACCACGTTGAGCGTCTCGGAGTTGGCAACCTCGATCAGGATCACCACATGGTAATCGCGGGTATTCTCCTTGAGCTCGTTGTTGagcgttttgaggagcgtcgtcttgCCCATGCCCCCTAGCCCGTGGACGCCGATGATGCTCTTCTCCGCGTCGTCAAACCGGGATAGGAGCTGGCTTAGGGCCGACTCCATCCCGATGGTCTGCGTTTCAAACGGCAGTTCCTCCACCGGCTCCGGTGGCGGCTCGTGGGTGAAGGGGGGAGTGAATGCATCGCCATCTGACCTCAGCTTGTTCACGTCCTGCAGATTCTGGACGACTTTCCTGGCGACACGGTGACGGTGGACCAGATCCATGTCGCAGCCACACAGGCAGGCGCATCTCTttggttcctcatgctcctggtcgGCGTCGCATTCCCGGAGTATCTCCTCGACCTTCTTCTGCCACCGCCTGACATCAGGATTGCAGATCCGCTGGTGAGCCTCCTCTTCCTCGACCTTGTCCTTCACTTTCTGTGCGGTGGCCCGTAGGTCGCTTAGCGCTTCCGTGAGAAAGCTCCGGTTCCGGCGGAGTTGAAAGCACGCGGTCAAAGTTTCCGTAATCTTATCATGTACAGGAATCAGGCAGGCCGTGCATAAAGGTTGTGAGGCTTGGCATGCAAGGGAGACGGGATCGCACATCGGAGATGGATTAGAGAAAAGAACACAGAAGAGAAAGACTAAAACCTCTCTCTATATGCAGCCTTTGCTGTAGATCGTCCACCATGACATTCAGGTTTCCGAAGAAGAAAAGTCTACTGTGCGGCAACTGCCTACAGGTTTCCGAAGAAGACAAAGAAGAAGAATTCCGCCATGACATTCCAGAAGCAAACCCTAAGACTGGCAACGAGTGGAGACGATTTGCCGAGCTCAGCTTCGTGCGAAGCATCGAAACCGAGCTCAGCAATGATTGGGGAGACGGTAAACAAATATCTACATTGAACTTTGTGGTTGGTGTAACTCTGACCAATTCCGCTTATCTGACTTTTTATTATGCAGGATAGAGATTGTTAAATCCGTCGAAAGGTAAGTACGATCATCCTTGCTTGTTCCAATTTCAATTACATCAATAACTGAAAGCATAAAAGATCATTGCTTCCGTGTTCATATTTCATCTTGTTTAGTTGACTTTTCTGGAGCAGGTTGACTGCGGCCACGGCCAGCTTTAAGCCCCACTTGAGGTTGCTACGACTCCATGTCCAGTACTGGAAGACAGCACGAGGTACATGAACTCTTCCATATTCTGGTTGGCATTCTCTCTACAATCGCGTGTATTGACTTTTTCTCGTCTTCTCAAAGACGAATGACCGGCTGTTCTTCGCTCCTTGCTTCGGTGGGGTCTTCTACATAACTCGGCATTCCACACTACCGGACAGGTAACATTGCCGATTCTTGAAATCATGTTTCGTTGAAATCGTAAGAGAAACCGTGTGTTTCTTCTCTCAGCTGTTGCTTTCACGGTTTCCTTCATCTCGTTCCTTTGGGTTGACATTTTCTTGGTGCTGTAATAAAAAGTTTTGATGCTTGCATGATTGAATCAAAGTTGTCATCTGAATTATATAATTTCACTAACTTGACAGCATGAATCCATTGGCAAATCCCTTTCCTAAGGaatgaaaagagagaagaaatcAGACAGAAGATACTGAAGAACATGGGAGGTTGATTGATGTTACAAGGATATTATGACAGAAATTGCCAAGAAGATTCCACCAGCTCTAGAAGTTAAAGAGTACAACATGAGCACGTAATCTACAGCCAACCTGTCTGATAGCTGTGCAACATTAGGAAAGACCAGCCATGTCTCCCTTCTCTATCTACCCTTGCCCTTCCTTCTCCCATCTTCACTGCTCCCAAAAGCATTAGACCCtcaaaaggaagaggagaggcAGATTTCCCTCCGTCTTCgccccttctttttcttctcctgcaACCATGGGCTCCTTGTTCGAGAACAGGTTCTTCGCCACCGTGCCCTACAAGAATGACCTCCCCATCTCCCAAGCCCAGCAGCAGAACACCCATCTTATGGGCCTGAGGAAGAGGATCTCCTCTTTCTCCGGCAAGATCCAGTCCTCCTCATCCTCGGCCTCCACCCTCTGGGCCTTCAGGAAGTCGGCGTCCATGCCATCCATCGGAGACTTCGCCGGCAGGCCTCTGAGACGGTGGTGGGGTTCTTGGTGGGGGTGGATCCTCTCCAGGAAGCCGGCGTTCGCCCGGGACATGGAGATGAACGAGGTGGAGACGGCCGTGCTTGGGTGGGGTAGCAACGGGAGCTGGCGGCACATCTTCGGCAGGGTGCGCTCGGAGATCGGGAAGCTCATGCGACCCAACGTTCTGCCGACCACACAGCCATGGCGGTATGACTCGTTCAGCCATGCAAGAAACTTCGACGACGGGAAGCTCAGAGCTGTAGATGATTAGAGAAGGATCTATTAGTGTGTTCTTTATTATTTGTCATTGTTATAATTGATTTCTATTGAGTAGGGGAGAAAAACTTAGGGAGTATATGTTTTCAGAAGATAAATTCTTTGTTCAGCTTTGTGTGCCCAAAATTCAACTGCTGTCGGCATAATCTTCCATAGAGGTTAAAACAAGACTAAGAAATAGCTTCATATCGGGAAGAATTGGCATATATTTGGATTATCCGGTGGGATTGAATACAATGCACAAGCCACCCATTAGAacctattttaaaataaaatctttaattttaatagttatttatcataaaattttatataaataaaaatagttaaatatcatatatatatatatatatatatatatatatatatacacattttcGCCTTTGTATAATGTGGTGAAAGTTGAGCTCACGTGCCACCAGTGGTCCATTTAACCTAATTAATTAAGGAATCCTTGTGTTTGGCATCTTAAGTCATGCCATGTTGGATACTCTCCAATCTATGCTGCTGCATCTGTTGGCACCACAGAGAACATAATATGAAAGCACCAACACAACCATGACCTGAGATTTGACCTGTGATGGATCCAAAATCACCATAAGAATATATACTACACGACACTGTATGCACATATCTAATCTGTCATCAGCCTCTTCTTTATTTGTTCCTTGTCATTGCAGATCTCGTGCTCGGAGCAAGAGAATGGGAACCGTGGAAGGCCTGGCAGCAGCTCCTGGTTTTAAGAGGTCGTCAGTGAAAGAAGCATCGAGTACAGGTAGTCACATGATCGATGCTCTGACGTTTGCAGACCTCTCAGGAGAAGAGATCCACAGGTTTTACTGCAACTTGATACCTCTTTCCACAAGATCTCTGCTGGAAGTAGTTGAGCGAGAGCTTTTGATTCTAATGGCTGGCCTTTGCCAACATCTGTGTCCTCACAGTTTAAAGATGTTGGTCGCAAGATAACCTGCCAGAGACGAGTTGTCATCGGTGAGCAGCCATGGCCTACTCCAACTCAAGATCTGTAAGGTGAGCCGTCCTAACATCAGCAACGAAAGAATTCTTCATGAACTTGGTTGTGTATCATCGTGTTCTCTCGTTCTTCTCAGATTCCAAGATGATGTCGAGTTTGCCATGTCCGAAACCAGCTACTGCGACTCGAACGACGACGACTACTCCAAGAACACCGAGCCAACATGGAGATCGTGTAGCTTAAGATCAAGAGTCTGCCCTGACAAACCCTTCAAGTCCTTCAGGCAGAAGGTGCTATCGCGCGTCTTCTCCGAGGACTACGACTCCTTGGTCGGCAGCCAAATCGGGCTGTTCGATCCTCGCAGCCACATAATTCACCGGTGGAATAAGGTGTTCCTTGTGACATGTCTCGTCTCCCTCTTCATCGACCCTCTGTTCTTCTACATCCCGGGAACTCCAGGCATGCAGTGCATCGACGTCGGCGTCCCGCTCGAGGTAGCTCTTACGGTCGTACGCTCGCTGGCAGATGTGCTGTACCTCGTCCACATCTTTGTCCGCTTCCGGACAGCATTCGTCGCTCCATCCTCTCGAGTATTTGGGAGAGGTGAGCTCGTCGTCGATCCTTCCAAGATCACCTCCAGATATCTctccaagagcttcttccttgatCTCGTGGCTGCACTCCCTCTGCCGCAGGTACCAAAAGCCGTCACACTTGGTTTCCTGTTTTGCTTCATGGTGAGAGACTCCTCCATCGTGTTCAAACCTCTGTGTTGGCAGTTCCTCATATGGGTCGTCATTCCTTACCTGAATGGCTCTGCCATCAACAACACGAAGAACTTCCTTCGGCTCAGCGTCATCATCCAATACATCCCGAGGCTGTTCCTAATTTTCCCGCTATCCAAGAGGATCGTGAGGATGACAGGAGTCATGACCGAGAATGCTTGGGCTGGTGCTGCTTACAATCTTCTACTCTACATGCTTGCAAGCCATGTAAGTATTTAGCCTCTGGCCATGGATAATCTTCTTCCCGGAAAGCCTGTTTCAACTGTCCTCGCCGTAGGTGATTGGAGCATCATGGTATCTTCTATCGATCGAGCGCCAAGAAGCATGTTGGCGAGAGGCATGTCGACTCGAAGGCTTATCTTGTCGGTACACATACTTCGATTGCAGAAGCCTCGGCAATTCCAGGATCACCTGGAACCGACAGAGTGAtcccacaagcttttgcaatcccAGCAACAGCTTCTATCAGTTCGGAATATATGCAGATGCGTTGAACTTTAATGTGACCTCATCCCCGTTCTTCCACAAGTACTTCTTCTGCTTCTGGTGGGGGTTGAAGAACCTAAGGTAAGAAGACCGTAGAATTAGTTCCTTGCGATCTGCAATCTGAGCTCATGAGAACCTCTGCAGCTCATTGGGGCAAAACCTCTCGACGAGCACCAATGTGGGCGAGATAGGCTTCGCAATCATCATCGCGATCCTTGGCTTGGTTCTCTTCGGACTGCTCATTGGGAATATGCAAGTAAGTCTTAGCGATTCAACTTCGGTCATCGAGAAGAACAGAGTTGACATCCACCTATGCTTCTTAATTAGGAGCAGAATTCACCGTATTGTTTCCGCTTGACAGTCCTATCTTCAATCTACGACCGCCCGGTTGGAAGAATGGAGGGTTAAGACGACTGACACAGAGCAGTGGATGCGTCATCGCCAGCTGCCATGGGAGCTCAAACAGTGCG
The DNA window shown above is from Musa acuminata AAA Group cultivar baxijiao chromosome BXJ2-4, Cavendish_Baxijiao_AAA, whole genome shotgun sequence and carries:
- the LOC103982468 gene encoding disease resistance protein RPS5-like, coding for MCDPVSLACQASQPLCTACLIPVHDKITETLTACFQLRRNRSFLTEALSDLRATAQKVKDKVEEEEAHQRICNPDVRRWQKKVEEILRECDADQEHEEPKRCACLCGCDMDLVHRHRVARKVVQNLQDVNKLRSDGDAFTPPFTHEPPPEPVEELPFETQTIGMESALSQLLSRFDDAEKSIIGVHGLGGMGKTTLLKTLNNELKENTRDYHVVILIEVANSETLNVVDMQKIIANRLGLPWNESETERERSTFLRRALRRKKFVVLLDDVWKKFQLADVGIPTPSSDNECKLILASRSNQVCVEMGDKEPMEMPCLGDNESLRLFRSNLMAEVSAAIDHDSDMRRSAMDIIQSCGGLPLALNVVGCALACSTDAEEWKQAARAMRRYSWRINGVEEMLNVLKFSYDKLNDTQQKCFLYCTLFPEYGSINKELLVNYWVAEELVSGKSYDGYPTVTKLVSACLLQRSDTEPGEVKMHQITRQMGHREAPKERFMIKAGRALKQAPDVQRWTEASRISLMCNDIRELSIAPKCKGLLTLLLQNNPNLCHLGPKFFSYMSSLKVLDLSRTAIDKLPNCSALVQLAYLNLSHTPIKEFPKQLCDALVQLLYLNMSNTYITQLPNNLWKLKKLTHLNLSETSALKVIPHGTISKLFNLRFLDLCRSHYGISELPDLNLEMLKDLELLGITIYSQAVLGKLKKSDPLARSTQRLSLAHCQGMESIQLLEFKKMRHLKELYIDSCNQLQDLIVDHVETEDTSIPPTKKRVELKLLTLAFLPDLVRVSLGPAPHRFQHLRDLTIKSCPKLRNVSWVLRLESLERLVISQCDELEEVVHEGSDGASTRTNGVPEVEEKGVEACEQRRDGFPKLRSVVLSDLRKLRSISQTEDLPCLQNIRVERCPNLRRLPVGRMPKLEQIIGENEWWEGMPPETKADLCNYFVPIEEKSGNSRNLQTQ
- the LOC135611179 gene encoding uncharacterized protein LOC135611179; amino-acid sequence: MGSLFENRFFATVPYKNDLPISQAQQQNTHLMGLRKRISSFSGKIQSSSSSASTLWAFRKSASMPSIGDFAGRPLRRWWGSWWGWILSRKPAFARDMEMNEVETAVLGWGSNGSWRHIFGRVRSEIGKLMRPNVLPTTQPWRYDSFSHARNFDDGKLRAVDD
- the LOC103982466 gene encoding protein CNGC15b; amino-acid sequence: MAYSNSRSVRFQDDVEFAMSETSYCDSNDDDYSKNTEPTWRSCSLRSRVCPDKPFKSFRQKVLSRVFSEDYDSLVGSQIGLFDPRSHIIHRWNKVFLVTCLVSLFIDPLFFYIPGTPGMQCIDVGVPLEVALTVVRSLADVLYLVHIFVRFRTAFVAPSSRVFGRGELVVDPSKITSRYLSKSFFLDLVAALPLPQFLIWVVIPYLNGSAINNTKNFLRLSVIIQYIPRLFLIFPLSKRIVRMTGVMTENAWAGAAYNLLLYMLASHVIGASWYLLSIERQEACWREACRLEGLSCRYTYFDCRSLGNSRITWNRQSDPTSFCNPSNSFYQFGIYADALNFNVTSSPFFHKYFFCFWWGLKNLSSLGQNLSTSTNVGEIGFAIIIAILGLVLFGLLIGNMQSYLQSTTARLEEWRVKTTDTEQWMRHRQLPWELKQCVRRYHQFKWVATRGVDEEGLLQGLPVDLRRDIKRHLCLDLVRRVPLFDEMDERMLEAICERLKPALYTRGTCLVRELDPASEMLFIIRGYLDSDTTNGGRTGFFNSCRIGPGEFCGEELLTWALDPRPAAALPLSTRTVQAVSEVEAFALVAEDLKFVASQFRRLHSKQLRHKFRFYSHQWRSWGACFIQAAWRRQKRWRASIELGVTEGRRDGRSLSLESSEVPNPRAGAAVFAARFVASTKKRETAAQAGKPLKKPKEPDFSMEDEN